The Aequorivita sublithincola DSM 14238 genome window below encodes:
- a CDS encoding nickel-binding protein has protein sequence MPLFMDFHDLPEGLTAKHVAEMHQADLDIEHKYNCRGLTYWCDEKRQTAFCLIDAPDKQAVIDLHQNSHGAIPQRIIEVNDTIVESFLGRIEDPEKSKNTSLNIINDPAFRTIMVVKIKNKTLRESQTNTLKAAIRGYTTSINTLTSQYNGRVVKQEAKTFLMSFKSITDAMNCGIKIQESHNCVITPDLAFKIGISAGIPVTEKEGIFEDTIKTSDYLCDIAKADITITTAVKDLYEGENQNKPLAESKIIRVLSSTEEEFITQLMDYTEKIWSNPETGVNNFEANLGYSKSKLYRTMMNLVSKSPNTFLREYRLNKALEILEKQNSNISEIAYQAGFSSPAYFSKCFYKKYGILPSNFHS, from the coding sequence ATGCCATTATTTATGGACTTTCACGACCTTCCTGAGGGTCTCACAGCAAAGCACGTTGCAGAAATGCATCAAGCCGACTTAGATATTGAGCATAAATATAATTGTCGCGGATTGACCTACTGGTGTGACGAGAAAAGACAAACGGCTTTTTGTTTAATAGATGCGCCGGATAAACAGGCAGTTATAGATTTACATCAAAACTCACATGGCGCTATTCCACAACGTATTATTGAAGTGAATGATACCATTGTGGAATCTTTTTTGGGACGTATAGAAGATCCAGAAAAATCAAAAAACACGAGCCTCAATATTATTAACGATCCTGCTTTTAGAACCATCATGGTTGTTAAAATAAAAAACAAAACTTTAAGAGAATCCCAAACAAACACTCTAAAGGCAGCTATTAGAGGCTATACGACTTCTATTAATACCTTGACTTCTCAATATAACGGACGTGTAGTTAAACAAGAAGCGAAAACCTTTTTGATGTCTTTTAAATCTATTACCGATGCTATGAATTGTGGAATAAAAATTCAAGAATCACACAATTGTGTTATTACTCCAGATTTAGCCTTTAAAATAGGAATTAGCGCAGGAATTCCGGTTACTGAAAAGGAAGGTATTTTTGAGGATACCATAAAAACCTCCGATTATTTATGCGACATAGCCAAAGCAGATATTACTATAACAACTGCTGTTAAAGATCTATACGAAGGAGAAAACCAAAATAAGCCATTAGCTGAAAGTAAAATCATTCGTGTTTTGAGTAGTACGGAGGAAGAATTTATAACTCAACTGATGGATTATACCGAAAAAATATGGTCGAATCCAGAAACAGGCGTCAATAATTTTGAAGCGAATTTAGGTTATAGCAAATCTAAATTATACCGGACCATGATGAATTTGGTCAGTAAATCTCCGAATACGTTTCTAAGAGAATATCGTTTAAACAAAGCATTAGAAATATTGGAAAAACAGAATTCTAATATTTCTGAAATTGCTTATCAAGCAGGCTTTAGCAGCCCTGCCTACTTTTCGAAATGTTTCTATAAAAAATATGGAATTCTACCTTCAAATTTTCATAGCTAA
- a CDS encoding FAD-binding oxidoreductase encodes MKISAKDIAPNIIQVFKSQLKGKLILPSDTNYNETREVYNAMIDKRPGVIATCENVDDVIAAVNFGRDNNLLVAIRGGGHNGAGLGLCNDGLVIDLSGIKYVEVDKLNNNVKVGGGNIWNEVDKATHEFGLAIPSGMISTTGVGGLTLGGGVGYLTRKYGLTIDNLLEAEMVLADGSFVTVNATKNTDLFWAIRGGGGNFGVVTSFTFQAHPVKMLLGGPTLWPIERVEEIMAWYDKFINEAPEDLNGFITTMVIPESPFPEHLHNKKFCGIVWCYLGDPEKFEAIFKPVLNLNPVFAHVGEMPYTALQTMFDGFFPKGLQWYWRADFFNELGPEVRAQHLKFGSAIPTALSQMHLYPISGAASRVGAEETPWAYRDAKYAGVYLGVDPDPKNAIKITEWCKSYYEALHPYSAGGAYSNFMMEEGQDRIKASYKHNYERLVKIKKTYDPENLFSVNQNIIPE; translated from the coding sequence ATGAAAATTTCAGCCAAAGACATCGCTCCTAACATAATCCAAGTCTTTAAATCACAATTAAAGGGGAAACTTATTTTACCGTCAGATACAAATTATAACGAAACCCGTGAAGTGTATAATGCAATGATTGACAAACGTCCAGGGGTAATTGCCACTTGTGAAAATGTGGACGATGTGATAGCTGCTGTAAACTTTGGGAGAGACAACAACCTGTTGGTGGCAATAAGAGGAGGAGGCCATAATGGTGCAGGTTTGGGTTTGTGTAATGACGGTTTGGTAATTGACCTTTCTGGTATAAAGTATGTAGAAGTGGATAAATTGAATAATAACGTTAAAGTTGGAGGCGGTAATATTTGGAATGAAGTAGATAAAGCCACACATGAATTTGGTTTAGCAATACCTTCAGGAATGATTTCTACGACAGGCGTAGGCGGATTAACACTTGGTGGTGGCGTTGGTTATTTAACACGCAAATACGGCCTTACGATAGATAATTTATTAGAAGCAGAAATGGTTTTGGCCGATGGTAGTTTTGTTACCGTAAACGCTACCAAAAACACCGACTTATTTTGGGCAATTCGTGGTGGAGGCGGGAATTTTGGCGTAGTTACTTCTTTTACATTTCAAGCGCATCCTGTAAAAATGCTATTGGGCGGACCTACTTTATGGCCAATTGAAAGAGTAGAAGAAATAATGGCTTGGTATGATAAATTTATCAACGAGGCTCCAGAAGATTTAAACGGGTTTATAACGACCATGGTCATTCCCGAATCCCCATTTCCAGAGCATTTACACAACAAAAAGTTTTGTGGTATTGTTTGGTGCTATCTTGGAGATCCCGAAAAATTTGAAGCGATCTTTAAACCTGTATTAAATCTCAACCCTGTTTTTGCTCATGTTGGCGAAATGCCTTACACAGCCCTACAAACCATGTTTGATGGATTCTTCCCAAAAGGTTTGCAATGGTATTGGAGAGCTGATTTTTTTAACGAGTTAGGCCCAGAAGTAAGGGCTCAGCATTTAAAATTTGGTTCAGCAATACCTACGGCACTTTCCCAAATGCATTTATATCCTATTTCTGGAGCGGCGAGTAGAGTAGGAGCCGAAGAAACACCTTGGGCATATAGAGATGCTAAATATGCAGGAGTGTATTTAGGCGTAGATCCAGATCCTAAAAATGCGATTAAAATTACCGAATGGTGTAAGTCTTATTATGAGGCCTTGCATCCATATTCAGCAGGTGGCGCGTATTCAAATTTTATGATGGAAGAGGGCCAAGATCGAATTAAAGCCAGTTATAAGCATAACTACGAAAGATTGGTCAAGATTAAAAAAACGTATGATCCTGAAAATTTGTTTAGCGTGAATCAGAATATAATACCAGAATAA
- a CDS encoding RICIN domain-containing protein, whose protein sequence is METGLVLDVQGNVKENGTKVWPFSINYGLAQVFQVSAADIPDRFGSDVWRIMPYDKGNSESDLYISVKAPAPVVLATPTNTTNAPIPAPPELIAPSEVMSSDIPSSTKKTLKNLVFTLEEKREFENSTSPLFNTTEFILAPSLKQLWKIVPVENEQNIYFIESVHFSEKMVIEPLDRSSGGTLVLSSFTGSNLQKWKITRTKPTTRGDLKLTNFKWERTLSQEPWYKPWKWHYVYKIKGKLTWSIDNSLNVTKQTIRMTNSTPIDIAPNRSIYEFDVKSEESFKTDVHCFVVAADSKWTTDNRSLSDPACGVPAYSDPSTTRPPVAGVGKLLIRNCHNDKKSVRLWTYDLTVNSGQWKDNGTLDSQWQGSNCGSAAPKEITIKDNHIYLIAATDCGNSQPPLTQSSCDKLAPYQFQGKENGTSLTFQID, encoded by the coding sequence GTGGAGACGGGGCTAGTGCTCGATGTTCAGGGAAATGTTAAAGAAAATGGAACCAAGGTATGGCCGTTTTCAATAAATTATGGGTTAGCGCAGGTTTTTCAAGTAAGTGCCGCCGATATTCCGGATAGATTTGGCTCAGATGTTTGGCGCATAATGCCTTATGACAAAGGCAATTCTGAATCTGATTTGTATATTTCAGTTAAAGCACCTGCTCCTGTAGTTTTAGCAACACCCACAAATACAACTAATGCCCCAATTCCAGCCCCTCCAGAATTAATAGCTCCTTCAGAAGTTATGAGTTCAGATATACCATCATCTACTAAGAAAACATTAAAAAACCTGGTTTTTACACTCGAAGAAAAACGAGAATTTGAGAATTCAACTTCCCCGTTATTCAATACTACTGAGTTTATTTTAGCACCGTCCTTAAAACAACTATGGAAAATAGTACCTGTAGAAAATGAGCAAAATATATATTTTATTGAAAGCGTACATTTTTCAGAAAAAATGGTAATTGAGCCGCTAGACAGAAGTTCAGGTGGGACGCTGGTGTTGAGTTCATTCACCGGATCGAATCTTCAAAAATGGAAAATTACAAGAACTAAACCAACTACACGTGGTGATCTTAAACTTACTAATTTTAAATGGGAAAGAACCCTTTCCCAAGAACCATGGTATAAGCCTTGGAAATGGCACTACGTCTATAAAATTAAAGGAAAACTGACGTGGAGTATTGACAACTCCTTAAACGTTACAAAACAAACTATTAGAATGACAAATAGTACTCCTATTGATATAGCCCCTAATAGAAGTATTTATGAATTTGATGTGAAAAGCGAAGAATCTTTCAAAACGGATGTTCATTGTTTCGTAGTTGCTGCTGATAGTAAATGGACAACTGACAATAGGTCCTTAAGTGATCCAGCATGCGGTGTGCCGGCGTATTCAGATCCATCAACGACAAGACCACCGGTAGCTGGAGTAGGTAAATTACTTATTCGTAATTGTCATAACGATAAAAAATCTGTCCGTCTTTGGACTTATGATCTTACAGTCAATTCAGGACAATGGAAAGATAATGGAACTTTGGACAGCCAATGGCAAGGCTCGAATTGCGGAAGTGCAGCACCAAAAGAAATTACAATTAAAGATAACCACATCTATTTAATAGCGGCAACAGACTGCGGAAATTCACAACCACCTCTAACCCAATCATCTTGTGATAAACTAGCGCCATATCAATTTCAAGGGAAAGAAAATGGAACATCCCTTACATTTCAAATAGATTGA
- a CDS encoding M23 family metallopeptidase, producing MEKNKNHNDKFEKLDNKTELLWKKTSDEVTINRSAGSGSTFNKILVAESKREKESPLVPAFQLWSADSFAIDGNYKQAIKFYDKSIKSSQLNRTFLANQDLISGSLMHKAFAQKILGNNSDAITTFNTLFDYNSSKKEAMLQAGMLAESTNKLDLAVDYYSKVSNKRISSKTDDPGELARRAVERLKLPNLKYAKSAIELADMLFTLIEKREIETLKSLISKTHFSIGTIGGHTVYEDLSLLDTLFDEFTLSNVKVKKTILGTGGKRYIPTSNWEGKLFRGEVTLMITQAPQGWQWTGIALHNPNEYWIDRWKPTEKQTNDPLPFELQAPWPKDQCFTAGGLWEYVIQQALVAGGGLIGGFLIAEGLSASSCCGWGPRGYYYNSGPTHDKQDAFAIDFTRYRRFVPYDNESGGTPVLAVREGVVKEVCAGVNSGDSSTANIVKIEHLDPDNPGDTNRFTSKYLHLEGPFKIPVSEGMSIRVGTRLGLMDDTGNSVLDHLHFSIHDRQLTYPGVPEGRSVRPTPMSGHNLGDSDSNKCVKSDNIEYNGSNKIIYPSSFVGQNWLLTPVALAANEAPLRSIEEQKWMLVLSGVANIDIKGNGSRWLRETIRLAPDLIAAIDYAINKFNIPTPAGSYTKKFQVEQLVPHATMSSIYNKNHSVNSGFAVDEWRPHPFTSDTDVLTNNPINNIFSGIQVDVAVSDSDAYFYRISYHITLIGKIRFGQPFIID from the coding sequence ATGGAAAAGAATAAAAATCACAACGACAAATTTGAAAAGTTAGATAATAAAACTGAACTACTTTGGAAAAAGACTTCGGATGAAGTAACAATCAATAGAAGTGCAGGATCTGGTTCTACATTCAATAAAATATTAGTAGCAGAATCGAAAAGGGAAAAAGAAAGTCCGTTAGTTCCTGCTTTCCAATTATGGTCTGCTGATAGTTTTGCAATTGATGGAAATTATAAACAAGCGATAAAGTTTTACGATAAATCAATTAAAAGCAGTCAATTAAATAGAACTTTTTTGGCTAATCAAGACTTGATCTCAGGTTCATTAATGCATAAGGCTTTTGCACAGAAAATTCTAGGTAATAATTCTGATGCCATCACAACATTTAATACGCTCTTTGATTATAATTCTTCTAAAAAAGAAGCTATGTTGCAAGCTGGAATGCTGGCAGAAAGCACAAATAAACTTGATTTGGCGGTTGACTATTATTCAAAAGTTTCTAATAAAAGAATCTCGTCAAAAACAGATGACCCTGGAGAATTGGCACGGAGGGCTGTGGAAAGACTAAAATTACCAAATTTAAAATATGCGAAATCTGCTATTGAACTAGCTGATATGTTATTCACATTAATAGAAAAAAGAGAGATTGAAACATTGAAAAGTCTTATTAGTAAAACTCATTTTTCGATTGGGACCATTGGCGGTCATACAGTATATGAGGATTTGTCACTTTTGGATACTTTATTTGATGAATTTACACTAAGTAATGTAAAGGTTAAAAAAACAATACTTGGAACAGGAGGTAAGAGATATATACCAACCTCTAACTGGGAAGGCAAATTGTTTAGAGGTGAAGTAACCCTAATGATAACTCAAGCGCCACAGGGGTGGCAATGGACTGGTATTGCACTTCATAATCCTAATGAGTATTGGATTGATAGATGGAAGCCAACAGAAAAACAAACCAATGATCCATTGCCTTTTGAATTGCAAGCTCCATGGCCAAAAGATCAATGTTTTACTGCTGGAGGATTGTGGGAATATGTAATCCAACAAGCATTAGTAGCAGGCGGAGGCTTGATTGGTGGATTTCTTATTGCTGAAGGTCTTTCAGCGAGCAGTTGTTGTGGTTGGGGACCGAGAGGCTATTATTATAATTCCGGTCCAACTCATGACAAACAAGATGCTTTTGCTATTGACTTTACAAGATACAGACGTTTTGTACCATATGATAATGAAAGTGGAGGAACACCCGTATTAGCAGTTAGAGAAGGGGTGGTAAAAGAGGTTTGTGCTGGGGTTAATTCAGGAGATTCATCAACGGCTAACATAGTTAAAATTGAACATTTGGATCCAGATAACCCAGGAGATACCAATAGGTTTACCTCTAAGTATTTACACTTAGAAGGACCGTTTAAAATTCCGGTTTCAGAAGGCATGTCCATAAGAGTAGGAACGCGACTTGGTTTAATGGACGACACAGGAAACTCGGTACTTGACCATCTTCATTTTTCAATTCACGATAGACAGTTGACGTATCCAGGTGTTCCAGAAGGCAGAAGTGTACGACCAACACCTATGAGTGGTCATAACTTAGGAGATTCTGACTCTAATAAATGCGTAAAATCTGATAATATTGAATATAATGGTTCAAACAAAATAATCTATCCATCAAGTTTTGTGGGACAAAATTGGTTGCTAACTCCCGTTGCACTAGCCGCTAATGAAGCACCTTTGAGGTCAATAGAAGAGCAAAAGTGGATGTTAGTACTGTCAGGTGTTGCCAATATTGATATAAAAGGCAATGGATCAAGATGGTTAAGGGAAACAATAAGGTTGGCACCAGACTTAATAGCCGCTATTGACTATGCAATTAATAAATTCAACATTCCAACGCCTGCAGGAAGTTATACCAAAAAATTTCAGGTAGAACAATTGGTTCCTCACGCTACAATGAGTTCAATATACAATAAAAACCATTCTGTGAATTCTGGTTTCGCAGTTGATGAATGGCGACCGCATCCATTCACTAGTGATACCGATGTTTTAACAAATAATCCTATAAATAATATCTTTAGTGGTATTCAAGTAGATGTTGCCGTTTCAGATTCTGATGCCTATTTTTACCGAATTAGTTATCATATAACATTGATAGGAAAGATTCGGTTCGGCCAGCCATTTATTATTGACTGA
- a CDS encoding aminopeptidase P family protein: MINKRLEKLRQIMTKYNFDAIIIPSTDPHQSEYVAKHWKVREYFSGFTGSAGVLVVMKDETALWTDSRYFLQFEDECKDYDVNLHKQSIPHAPEHVQWLCDTLAENAVIGLDFLQFSKAQMDYIKEVSASKNIQLKNTPNLVNEIWADRPALPAFPVDIHPLEYSGETTASKIKKVQNKISTAKADYYLFSSLDEIAWLFNIRSKDVDFTPLVTAYALVGLENTVLFCDSNRFSATAIETFSKLNIEIIDYELAIAELQKLDIDKKIITDISSLNYAVYNAVQSKFLFQNSIAKELKSIKNETEISGAKNCMLKDGVALTKFFIWLENELPTREISEYEIGKKLESFRKQQDLYVGESFAAIVGYKGNGAIIHYTASEERAALVKNENILLVDSGAQYKDGTTDITRTVWLGGTPTAELKTAYTSVLKGYIALEQLQFPKGTVGMQIDAFARFHLWQHGLNYPHGTGHGIGSFGMVHESPQGFTTNPATSSGRTSHLPNQLTTIEPGCYKKGVYGIRIENIVLSIAKQETEFGNFLGFTPITLCAIDRQLIDKSLLTDSEIAWFNSYHKMVYDKLSPMLNSDEKKWLQRMCEEL, translated from the coding sequence ATGATCAATAAAAGATTAGAGAAGCTGCGTCAAATAATGACTAAATACAATTTTGATGCAATTATTATCCCATCAACAGATCCTCATCAATCTGAATATGTTGCAAAGCATTGGAAAGTAAGGGAATATTTTTCAGGATTTACTGGTTCCGCTGGGGTATTAGTTGTAATGAAAGATGAAACGGCACTTTGGACAGATTCGCGTTATTTTTTACAATTTGAAGATGAATGCAAGGACTATGATGTCAACTTACACAAACAATCCATTCCTCATGCGCCCGAACACGTTCAGTGGTTATGCGATACTTTAGCCGAAAATGCAGTTATAGGACTGGATTTTTTACAGTTTTCCAAAGCTCAAATGGATTATATCAAGGAAGTTTCAGCATCTAAAAATATTCAACTTAAAAACACACCTAATTTAGTAAACGAAATTTGGGCTGATAGACCTGCTTTACCCGCTTTTCCAGTAGATATCCATCCATTAGAATACAGTGGTGAAACAACGGCTTCTAAAATAAAGAAGGTTCAAAATAAGATTTCAACTGCAAAAGCCGACTATTATTTATTTTCGAGCTTAGATGAAATTGCGTGGTTGTTTAACATCCGTTCAAAAGATGTCGATTTTACACCTTTAGTTACCGCTTATGCGCTGGTAGGACTTGAAAACACTGTATTGTTTTGTGATAGCAATAGATTTTCGGCTACGGCTATTGAGACCTTTTCAAAATTAAATATTGAAATTATCGATTATGAATTAGCAATTGCTGAATTGCAGAAACTAGACATCGATAAAAAGATAATCACAGATATTTCTTCTTTAAACTATGCCGTTTATAACGCGGTGCAGAGTAAGTTTTTATTTCAGAATTCAATCGCAAAGGAGTTGAAATCTATTAAAAATGAAACAGAGATTAGCGGTGCCAAAAACTGTATGCTAAAGGATGGGGTTGCGCTTACAAAGTTTTTTATTTGGTTGGAAAACGAACTTCCAACGCGAGAAATTTCAGAATATGAAATTGGTAAAAAGCTAGAAAGCTTTCGAAAGCAACAGGATTTATACGTTGGCGAATCATTTGCAGCAATTGTAGGCTATAAAGGCAATGGCGCTATCATACACTATACGGCTTCAGAAGAACGTGCTGCACTGGTTAAAAATGAAAATATTCTATTGGTAGATAGTGGCGCGCAGTATAAAGATGGTACAACAGATATTACTCGAACTGTTTGGTTGGGCGGAACCCCAACAGCTGAGCTAAAAACAGCCTATACTTCAGTTTTAAAAGGATATATAGCACTGGAGCAATTGCAATTCCCAAAAGGCACTGTGGGGATGCAAATAGATGCTTTTGCGCGGTTTCATTTATGGCAACACGGTTTAAATTATCCGCACGGTACAGGTCACGGTATCGGAAGTTTTGGAATGGTTCACGAGTCACCACAAGGCTTTACCACTAATCCAGCAACTAGTAGTGGAAGAACATCCCATTTGCCAAATCAGTTAACAACTATTGAACCTGGCTGTTATAAAAAAGGTGTTTATGGCATTCGTATTGAAAACATCGTCCTTTCCATAGCTAAACAAGAAACTGAGTTTGGAAATTTTCTAGGTTTCACGCCAATAACGCTATGTGCAATAGATAGACAGCTTATTGATAAATCATTACTGACGGATTCAGAAATAGCGTGGTTTAACTCCTATCATAAAATGGTTTATGACAAACTATCTCCAATGTTGAATTCTGATGAAAAGAAATGGCTACAAAGAATGTGTGAAGAGCTATAA
- a CDS encoding S28 family serine protease, which translates to MKSIRYYYFLLSLLLIVGCKSASVAVIPNTEVSNFEKLAAIENIVSIEKRAIVSHFDENYELWFEQPIDYNDSTKGTFKQRVFLGFENPKQPVIVELSGYGIGSEKAGELATHYNANQLSIEHRYFNNSRPEDIDWNTLTVENAAKDQATIITAIRNALYPNSKFISTGISKGCQTVMAHRLYFPENVDACVCYVGPLNFAREDERIFEFLKNVGTAKERAKIRSFQDLCFENKAALLEILKTKAKEKAMTWEFGIEKALEYSILEYPFAYWQWGTDANEIPKASASPEVIYKHLFDVVGYSFFEESSVENLQPYFWAALTQQGIYGYETMPFEKYLHTDKIYTFDWAFPEGITKTYDLKPMQRIKSFLDLKAEKMLFIYGEYDAWSATAVELTENASKRELYKFVKPKGNHKTRIKSFDAKEQKEIYSIIDSWLK; encoded by the coding sequence ATGAAATCAATTCGTTACTATTATTTTTTACTTTCCCTACTCCTAATTGTAGGTTGTAAAAGTGCGTCAGTTGCTGTAATCCCTAACACAGAAGTTTCAAACTTTGAAAAACTAGCAGCTATTGAAAACATTGTTAGCATTGAAAAAAGAGCTATTGTCAGCCATTTTGATGAAAACTATGAGCTGTGGTTTGAACAGCCTATTGATTATAACGATTCAACAAAAGGCACATTTAAACAACGCGTATTTTTAGGTTTTGAAAACCCTAAACAACCTGTAATTGTAGAACTTAGCGGTTATGGGATTGGTTCTGAAAAAGCTGGCGAATTAGCCACTCATTACAATGCAAATCAGCTATCAATAGAGCATCGATATTTTAATAATTCTCGTCCAGAGGATATAGATTGGAATACACTTACGGTAGAAAATGCGGCTAAAGATCAAGCTACAATTATCACTGCCATTAGAAATGCATTATATCCAAATTCAAAATTTATTTCTACAGGAATATCTAAAGGCTGCCAAACAGTTATGGCGCATCGGCTCTATTTCCCAGAAAATGTTGACGCCTGCGTTTGTTACGTTGGTCCGCTAAACTTTGCAAGAGAAGATGAACGAATTTTTGAGTTTTTAAAGAATGTAGGTACTGCCAAGGAAAGAGCAAAAATTAGAAGTTTTCAAGATTTATGTTTTGAAAACAAAGCAGCCTTACTAGAAATATTAAAAACTAAGGCCAAAGAAAAAGCAATGACTTGGGAGTTTGGCATAGAGAAAGCGCTGGAGTATTCAATACTAGAATATCCCTTTGCGTACTGGCAATGGGGTACCGATGCAAATGAAATTCCTAAAGCATCAGCCTCACCTGAAGTTATTTACAAGCATTTATTTGATGTTGTGGGTTATAGTTTTTTTGAAGAGAGTTCGGTAGAAAATCTACAACCATATTTCTGGGCAGCCTTAACACAACAAGGTATTTATGGCTATGAAACCATGCCGTTTGAAAAATACCTGCATACTGATAAAATATATACTTTTGATTGGGCTTTCCCAGAAGGAATAACGAAAACATACGATTTAAAACCAATGCAACGTATTAAATCATTCTTAGATTTAAAAGCCGAAAAAATGCTCTTTATCTATGGCGAATACGACGCTTGGAGTGCGACAGCTGTTGAGTTAACTGAAAATGCAAGTAAACGTGAACTATATAAATTCGTAAAACCGAAAGGAAATCATAAAACACGGATAAAAAGCTTTGATGCTAAGGAGCAGAAAGAGATTTATAGTATTATTGACAGTTGGCTTAAATAG